In Amyelois transitella isolate CPQ chromosome 26, ilAmyTran1.1, whole genome shotgun sequence, the following proteins share a genomic window:
- the LOC106138479 gene encoding electron transfer flavoprotein beta subunit lysine methyltransferase isoform X1 has translation MLKDVASLIIKHTAPSRRHLTPELVLRLVTPSCPLWTAKEDQVPFKDPFWAFYWPGGQATARYILDNEEIIKNKRVLDIGCGCGAGSIAAAKMQAKRVVGNDIDLYAVIATKINSQLNNVAIETSTDNFIGAKCEEFDTILIGDMFYDEEFANILFEWLISLTASGKTVLIGDPGRHGLTKKRRQHITLLAKYRLPEESCMENYGFTETALWKLN, from the exons ATGCTGAAAGACGTAGCTTCCCTGATCATCAAGCACACGGCGCCCTCCCGCCGCCACCTCACCCCTGAGCTGGTCCTCCGCTTGGTGACACCCTCCTGCCCTCTCTGGACTGCTAAGGAAGACCAGGTGCCCTTCAAAGACCCGTTCTGGGCGTTCTATTGGCCAGGGGGGCAGGCTACTGCTAG gtaCATTTTAGACAATGaagaaatcataaaaaataaaagagtacTAGACATTGGCTGTGGATGTGGAGCTGGATCAATAGCGGCGGCAAAAATGCAAGCAAAGCGAGTTGTTGGAAACGATATTGATCTTT ATGCAGTCATagctacaaaaataaattcacaattaaataatgttgcCATAGAAACGAGTacagataattttattggCGCGAAATGCGAAGAATTTGATACAATTTTGATTGGAGACATGTTCTATGACGAAGAATTTGCTAATATTTTGTTCGAATGGCTGATAAGTTTGACTGCAAGTGGTAAGACT GTTTTAATAGGAGACCCAGGTCGCCACGGGCTGACAAAGAAGAGGCGTCAGCATATCACTCTGTTAGCGAAGTATCGTCTACCAGAAGAGAGCTGCATGGAAAACTATGGGTTCACAGAGACTGCGCTGTggaaacttaattaa
- the LOC106138479 gene encoding electron transfer flavoprotein beta subunit lysine methyltransferase isoform X2 — protein MLKDVASLIIKHTAPSRRHLTPELVLRLVTPSCPLWTAKEDQVPFKDPFWAFYWPGGQATARYILDNEEIIKNKRVLDIGCGCGAGSIAAAKMQAKRVVGNDIDLYAVIATKINSQLNNVAIETSTDNFIGAKCEEFDTILIGDMFYDEEFANILFEWLISLTASGFNRRPRSPRADKEEASAYHSVSEVSSTRRELHGKLWVHRDCAVET, from the exons ATGCTGAAAGACGTAGCTTCCCTGATCATCAAGCACACGGCGCCCTCCCGCCGCCACCTCACCCCTGAGCTGGTCCTCCGCTTGGTGACACCCTCCTGCCCTCTCTGGACTGCTAAGGAAGACCAGGTGCCCTTCAAAGACCCGTTCTGGGCGTTCTATTGGCCAGGGGGGCAGGCTACTGCTAG gtaCATTTTAGACAATGaagaaatcataaaaaataaaagagtacTAGACATTGGCTGTGGATGTGGAGCTGGATCAATAGCGGCGGCAAAAATGCAAGCAAAGCGAGTTGTTGGAAACGATATTGATCTTT ATGCAGTCATagctacaaaaataaattcacaattaaataatgttgcCATAGAAACGAGTacagataattttattggCGCGAAATGCGAAGAATTTGATACAATTTTGATTGGAGACATGTTCTATGACGAAGAATTTGCTAATATTTTGTTCGAATGGCTGATAAGTTTGACTGCAAGTG GTTTTAATAGGAGACCCAGGTCGCCACGGGCTGACAAAGAAGAGGCGTCAGCATATCACTCTGTTAGCGAAGTATCGTCTACCAGAAGAGAGCTGCATGGAAAACTATGGGTTCACAGAGACTGCGCTGTggaaacttaa